DNA sequence from the Gemmatimonadota bacterium genome:
GCGCCGAAAGCCGACGCTTGTGGGTCACCTCGGCGAGCGGGTTGGTCTGGTCCATGAACTGGCTGAGCTGCGACGAGCCGAAGAAAGCTTTGACCACGGCGTCCACCGTGCGCGCGTTGACAAGGTTGTCGATGTTGATCTTGTCGGGATCGTTCTTCGACGTCATCCGCTCCTTTACGAGTCGCACCATGCGCGAGAGACCGACGGAGAACTGATTGGCGATGAGCTCGCCGACGGTGCGCACGCGTCGGTTGCCGAGGTGGTCGATGTCGTCGGGAGCGCCCCTGCCCTCGTTGTAGTCCACGAGCCGGTGCAAAATGGCGACGAGATCGTCGATCGAGAGCACGCCCTGGTCGCTTTCGGCGTCCGTGCCGAGCCGCAGGTTGGCCTTGTAGCGCCCGACTCTGCCCAAGTCGTAGCGTGTCTTGGAGAAAAGGGCGCGGTTCAGCACCTCGCGGGCGGTCTTGACGTTTGGGGCCTCACCCGGGCGAAGGAGCTTGTAAATCTCGAAGAGCGCATCCTCCTCCGATCTGGTCGGGTCCTTTTCCAGGGTGTTGAGGATGAGCTTCGAGTAGTCGCGATCAGGCGCGTAGATCGAAAGCGAGACCACGTCGGCATTGAGGATGGTGGTGATCACTCCGTCGTCCACGACGGCGTCCTTGGCCACCAGGATCTCCCCGGTCTCGGGGTCGGCCACATCTACCGCGATCTCCTTGCCCCGGAGATTCTTGAGCCGCTCGTGCCAGATGTCGTCGGCCGCGTCGGACTTGCGCACCACATCGTAGGGGGCGAATACGGCGATCCCCTTCAGCTCGGCGACCTCCTCCTCGGTCTTAGCCGCGAGACCGCAACGCAGCATGTCCTTAATGAGGTCTCCGCCGATGCGGTCGCCCGCGCGAGCCAGCCGGTTCGCTTCCCGGGTACCGTCGCCCGCTCCGTCGTCCGCGTCCCCGCCGGGAACCTCGACATCCTGCGCCAACAACCTGCCGATCAGGTTCTCTTCAAGCGGGGGTACGCTGCGCTCGGCATAGAAGAGTCCCAGCACCTCGGGATCGGTGCCGTGGCCGCGCGCCCTCAGCAGCGCGGTGGCGGGAAACTTCTTCTTCTTGTCGATGTGCACGTAGCACACATCGTTGATGTCGGTGGTGAACTCCAGCCAGGAGCCGCGGAAAGGGATGATCCTAGCACTGTGGAGCCGGGTCCGGTTCGCGTGGATCTTCTCCTCGAAGACGACGCCGGGCGAACGGTGGAGCTGGTTCACGATGACCCGCTCCGACCCGTTGATCACGAAGGTGCCCATGTCGGTGAGAATCGGAAGCTCGCCCAGATAGACGTCCTTGTCGACGTAGTGCCGCATCCGCCGCCTTTTCTTCGCAGCGGCCTTGCCGGAGGTACCCGGCGGCAGATCGTAGACGATAAGACGCAGGGACGCCTTGACCGGAGCCGAGTAGGTCATGTCCCGTTCGATGCACTCCTCCACCGAATACTTGGGCTCGTCGAGCCCAACCGAGCGGTACTCCAGGGTGAGGGCGCCGGTCATGTCCTCCACCGGGAAGTGCTCCCGAAACACCCGATCAAGCCCGAAGTCCCAGTGGTCCTCCGGATTCTCAACGTCCTTCCCGACGAGCCTGTCGAACGAGTTGCGCTGGACTCCGAGCAAGTCCGGCATCTCCATGGGAGACGTGAGCTTGCCGAAGTTGAGAATCGGCCTCTTGTCCATGCGAACGGTCATCTGTTTCTCACTGGGGACACGCAAGCGCCGCAACCCGGGTATGGCCGGCGCAGGTCAGTGTCTGGAGCGTAACATGTGGGCGCGGCGACGCCCCCTTCGGCACCGGTACCGCCGAGGTACCGCCACCGAGGGGCGTCGCCGCGCCCGAGCAGATCGACGGGGCGCCTTACTTGAGCGCCACGGTTGCGCCGGCTTCCTCGAGCTTGGCCTTCATCTGCTCGGCTTCGTCCTTGGAGACGGCCTCTCTGACCGTGCCCGGCTCGTTCGCCGCGCCGTCGACAAGCGCCTTCGCCTCCTTGAGGCCGAGCGAGGTCAGCGAGCGGACGACCTTGATCACCTGGATCTTCTGGGGGCCGATCGATTCGATGATCACGTCGAACTCGGTCTTCTCCTCGGCCGCGGCCGGGTCGATGGCACCGTCGGCCGCCACGGCGACCGGGGCTGCGACGGCGGCGCTCACGTTGAACTTCTCCTTGAACGCGTCGACGAACTGTGACAGTTCGAGGACGGTCATGCCGCCGATGGCGTCCAGCAGCTCCTCTTGATTCATCGCCATTTTCTCTACTCTCCGTCTGGTGCCGACTCCGGGTCGGCGGTGTGTGGGAAGGTGCCCGGCCTCCGTTGGAACGCGGCGGCCGGATTGTCGCCGCTCTTACGCGGGATTGGCCTCGGCGCGCTGTTCGATCAGCACGTCGAGAAGACCGGCGGCCTCCTG
Encoded proteins:
- the rplL gene encoding 50S ribosomal protein L7/L12 — translated: MNQEELLDAIGGMTVLELSQFVDAFKEKFNVSAAVAAPVAVAADGAIDPAAAEEKTEFDVIIESIGPQKIQVIKVVRSLTSLGLKEAKALVDGAANEPGTVREAVSKDEAEQMKAKLEEAGATVALK